A single region of the Anaerostipes rhamnosivorans genome encodes:
- the smpB gene encoding SsrA-binding protein SmpB: protein MAKTGGTKLIANNKKARHDYFVEETVEAGIVLFGTEVKSMRQGHCSIKEAFISIDNGEIFVKQMHVSPYEKGNIFNKDPLRERKLLLHSSEITRLMSEVNRKGYTLIPLRVYFKGSLVKVEVGLCRGKKLYDKRQDIAKKDQKREALRDFKVRNLG, encoded by the coding sequence ATGGCGAAGACGGGCGGAACAAAGCTGATTGCGAATAACAAAAAGGCACGTCATGATTACTTTGTGGAAGAGACCGTGGAAGCGGGAATTGTGCTTTTTGGAACAGAAGTAAAATCTATGAGACAGGGCCACTGCAGTATCAAGGAAGCCTTTATCAGCATTGATAATGGAGAAATCTTTGTGAAACAGATGCATGTGAGCCCATATGAGAAGGGAAACATTTTTAACAAAGATCCATTGAGAGAAAGGAAGCTTCTGCTCCACAGTTCTGAGATTACAAGACTGATGTCAGAAGTAAACAGAAAAGGCTATACTCTGATCCCTCTCCGGGTTTATTTCAAAGGAAGCCTGGTGAAGGTAGAGGTTGGGCTTTGCCGCGGTAAGAAGCTGTATGACAAACGTCAGGATATCGCCAAGAAAGACCAGAAGAGAGAAGCCCTCAGAGACTTTAAGGTCAGAAATCTGGGATAG
- a CDS encoding glycoside hydrolase family 25 protein, whose protein sequence is MHRRKGIDVSYADGRIDWRRVKQDGIEFAMVRAGFGDGNIDHEFDRNARECNRERIPLGAYWFSYAYTKEMAREEARQCVRIIRRYRIEYPVAFDFEEDSIDYARDQGVIITRDLATDFTREFCNEIRRSGYRPMFYTNLSDLEDYFDIERLREYELWLAKYQPTLGVEDVDMWQFSSDGRVRGIHGAVDMDYSFKDYDKRNPSARHRLCPETRESRE, encoded by the coding sequence ATGCACAGAAGGAAAGGAATTGATGTAAGCTACGCCGACGGCCGGATTGACTGGAGAAGAGTGAAACAGGATGGTATTGAATTTGCAATGGTCAGGGCCGGATTCGGCGACGGAAATATAGATCACGAATTTGACCGCAATGCAAGGGAATGTAACCGTGAAAGGATTCCTTTGGGAGCCTACTGGTTCAGCTATGCCTATACAAAGGAGATGGCCAGAGAAGAAGCAAGACAGTGTGTGAGGATTATCCGGAGATATCGGATTGAGTATCCGGTGGCTTTTGATTTTGAAGAAGACTCGATTGATTACGCCAGGGATCAAGGAGTTATCATCACGAGAGATCTGGCAACTGACTTTACAAGGGAATTCTGTAATGAAATCAGAAGATCCGGTTACAGGCCTATGTTTTACACAAATTTATCTGACCTGGAGGACTATTTTGATATAGAAAGACTCAGGGAATATGAGCTGTGGCTTGCCAAATATCAGCCTACTTTAGGAGTGGAGGATGTGGATATGTGGCAGTTTTCCAGTGACGGAAGGGTAAGAGGCATCCATGGTGCTGTGGATATGGATTACAGTTTCAAAGACTATGACAAAAGGAATCCTTCAGCAAGACACAGACTTTGCCCGGAAACAAGAGAAAGCAGAGAATAA
- a CDS encoding type II toxin-antitoxin system Phd/YefM family antitoxin — MQPEIRPSADLRNHYSEISKQCKESREPIVITVNGRGDTVVLGIQQYNQMKAELELLRTLAEAEDDVKNGRLEPVQETFDGIRSALQSR; from the coding sequence ATGCAGCCAGAAATCAGGCCGTCAGCAGATTTGAGAAATCATTATAGTGAAATATCAAAGCAATGTAAGGAATCAAGAGAGCCGATCGTTATCACGGTAAATGGACGTGGAGATACGGTTGTCCTTGGTATTCAACAATATAATCAAATGAAGGCTGAATTAGAGTTATTGAGAACTTTGGCGGAAGCCGAGGATGACGTGAAAAACGGAAGACTCGAGCCAGTTCAGGAAACTTTTGATGGCATCCGGTCTGCCCTCCAATCAAGGTGA
- a CDS encoding Cof-type HAD-IIB family hydrolase, with amino-acid sequence MTNQKIVFFDIDGTLHDHSGKVTESTQHSITKLISNGHYAVICTGRNKSIIKQDIIDLGFHGIIAGCGTYVEFDGKVLHNAVLPEQVGKHAVSVLHQTNVNFFIESPDYVYLDDAAAGENFQAAIKRIKHSYGQNLRPLSSCDYRFSKITGYPKEDSDIAGLVQQMQPEFQVILHPEHQYNEIIPAGYSKASGIQVLLSHLGLAPEDSYAFGDSRNDLEMFDAVSYGIAMGNSPDEVKCRASYETLSVADNGIEYALKKFGLI; translated from the coding sequence ATGACAAATCAGAAAATTGTATTTTTTGATATAGACGGCACACTTCACGATCATTCCGGCAAAGTGACTGAAAGTACACAGCATTCCATAACAAAGCTGATTTCCAACGGCCATTATGCGGTCATCTGTACCGGCCGCAACAAAAGTATCATCAAACAAGATATCATTGATCTGGGATTCCATGGCATCATCGCTGGATGCGGCACCTATGTAGAATTTGACGGCAAAGTGCTGCATAACGCCGTGCTTCCCGAACAGGTGGGAAAACATGCAGTCTCTGTGCTTCACCAAACCAATGTCAACTTTTTTATTGAATCCCCTGACTACGTCTACCTTGATGATGCAGCGGCCGGCGAAAACTTTCAGGCTGCCATAAAAAGAATTAAACACAGCTACGGCCAGAATCTGCGGCCTCTGTCTTCTTGTGATTACCGCTTTTCTAAGATTACCGGGTACCCAAAAGAAGACAGTGATATCGCTGGACTGGTTCAGCAAATGCAGCCGGAATTCCAAGTGATTCTTCATCCGGAACACCAATATAATGAAATCATACCGGCTGGTTATTCCAAGGCATCCGGCATCCAAGTCCTGCTCTCCCACCTGGGACTTGCCCCAGAAGACAGTTATGCATTCGGGGACAGCAGAAATGATCTTGAAATGTTTGACGCAGTCTCCTACGGAATTGCCATGGGAAACAGCCCTGACGAAGTGAAATGCCGGGCCTCCTATGAAACACTTTCTGTGGCGGACAACGGAATTGAATATGCCCTGAAAAAATTCGGATTGATCTAA
- a CDS encoding phosphoglycerate kinase, with protein sequence MLNKKSVDDINVKGKKVLVRCDFNVPLQDGKITDENRLVAALPTLKKLIADGGKLILCSHLGKPKGEPKPELSLAPVAERLSELLGQEVKFAADDNVVGPNAKAAVEGMQDGDVILLQNTRYRAEETKNGEEFSKELASLCDVFVNDAFGTAHRAHCSNVGVTKFVDTAVVGYLMQKEIDFLGNAVNNPERPMVAILGGAKVSSKISVINNLLDKVDTLIIGGGMAYTFMKALGEEVGDSLLEADYLDYAKEMMDKAKEKGVNLLIPVDTVVADDFSNDANIKTVERGGIEAGWQGLDIGPKTRELFSNALKDAKTVVWNGPMGCFEMPNFAAGTVAVAEALAEIDATTIIGGGDSAAAVNQLGFGDKMTHISTGGGASLEFLEGKELPGVAAANDK encoded by the coding sequence ATGTTAAACAAGAAATCAGTAGATGATATCAACGTAAAAGGAAAAAAAGTCTTAGTGCGCTGTGACTTCAACGTTCCGCTTCAGGATGGAAAGATCACAGATGAGAACCGTCTTGTGGCAGCACTTCCTACACTAAAGAAGTTAATTGCTGACGGCGGAAAGCTGATCCTCTGCTCACACTTAGGAAAACCAAAAGGGGAACCGAAACCGGAGTTATCTCTTGCGCCAGTAGCAGAAAGATTAAGCGAGTTATTAGGACAGGAAGTAAAGTTTGCTGCAGATGACAACGTGGTAGGACCGAATGCAAAAGCTGCGGTAGAAGGAATGCAGGACGGGGATGTCATTTTACTTCAGAATACACGCTACAGAGCAGAAGAGACAAAGAATGGAGAAGAGTTCAGCAAAGAACTTGCAAGTCTCTGCGATGTTTTTGTTAATGATGCTTTTGGTACCGCTCATAGAGCTCACTGCTCTAACGTGGGAGTTACAAAGTTCGTGGACACTGCAGTTGTAGGATATTTAATGCAGAAAGAGATTGATTTCTTAGGAAATGCGGTCAACAATCCGGAACGTCCTATGGTCGCTATCTTGGGAGGAGCAAAGGTTTCCTCTAAGATCTCTGTGATCAATAACCTGCTAGACAAAGTCGATACTTTGATCATCGGCGGAGGTATGGCATATACTTTCATGAAAGCATTGGGAGAAGAAGTTGGAGATTCCCTTCTGGAAGCTGACTACTTAGACTACGCAAAAGAAATGATGGACAAGGCAAAAGAAAAAGGTGTGAACTTACTGATTCCTGTTGACACTGTAGTTGCTGATGACTTCTCAAATGACGCCAACATCAAAACTGTTGAGAGAGGCGGAATCGAAGCAGGATGGCAGGGACTTGACATCGGACCAAAGACAAGAGAACTGTTTTCAAATGCACTGAAAGATGCCAAGACTGTAGTATGGAACGGACCGATGGGATGCTTTGAGATGCCGAACTTTGCAGCAGGAACCGTTGCAGTTGCAGAAGCACTGGCAGAGATCGACGCTACAACTATCATTGGCGGAGGAGATTCCGCAGCGGCAGTTAACCAGCTCGGATTCGGAGATAAGATGACTCATATCTCTACAGGTGGTGGAGCATCACTGGAATTCCTGGAAGGAAAAGAATTACCAGGCGTTGCAGCGGCAAACGATAAATAA
- the tpiA gene encoding triose-phosphate isomerase yields MMRKTIVAGNWKMNKTPSETVALVNELKPLVASEVSDVVFCVPAICIPAALEAAKGSNINIGAENMYFEESGAYTGEIAPNMLTDLGVKYVIIGHSERREYFAETDETVNKKVLKAFEHGITPIVCCGETLAQREQGVTIDFVRQQIKIAFQGVTADQAKTAVIAYEPIWAIGTGKVATTEQAQEVCKAIRECIAEVYDQATADAIRIQYGGSVSAASAPELFAQEDIDGGLVGGAALKPDFGKIVNYK; encoded by the coding sequence ATTATGCGTAAAACAATCGTAGCAGGAAACTGGAAAATGAACAAAACACCTAGCGAGACAGTAGCTTTAGTTAATGAATTAAAGCCATTGGTAGCAAGCGAGGTTTCAGATGTTGTCTTCTGTGTGCCGGCCATCTGTATTCCGGCAGCACTGGAAGCTGCAAAAGGAAGTAACATCAACATCGGCGCTGAGAACATGTATTTTGAAGAGAGCGGCGCTTACACAGGCGAGATCGCTCCGAATATGTTAACAGACTTAGGTGTGAAATATGTTATCATCGGACATTCTGAGAGAAGAGAATATTTTGCAGAAACAGATGAGACAGTGAATAAAAAAGTCTTAAAAGCTTTTGAACATGGAATTACTCCAATCGTTTGCTGCGGTGAGACACTTGCTCAGAGAGAGCAGGGTGTGACCATCGATTTCGTACGCCAGCAGATCAAGATCGCATTCCAGGGTGTGACTGCTGACCAGGCAAAGACAGCTGTCATTGCATACGAACCGATCTGGGCTATCGGAACAGGAAAAGTTGCGACGACAGAACAGGCTCAGGAAGTATGTAAAGCGATCCGTGAGTGCATCGCTGAAGTATACGATCAGGCAACAGCGGACGCTATTCGTATCCAGTACGGCGGTTCTGTATCCGCTGCAAGTGCACCAGAATTATTTGCACAGGAAGACATCGATGGAGGATTAGTCGGTGGAGCTGCTTTAAAACCAGACTTTGGTAAGATCGTGAATTACAAATAA
- the gpmI gene encoding 2,3-bisphosphoglycerate-independent phosphoglycerate mutase: MSKKPTVLMILDGYGLNDNKEGNAIAAANTPVMDELMKTCPFVPGNASGMAVGLPDGQMGNSEVGHLNMGAGRIVYQELTRITKEIQDGDFFENEALLQAVENCKKNGSALHAMGLVSDGGVHSHNTHLYGLLELAKRNNIDKVYVHAFLDGRDTAPTSGKGFVEELEAKMKEIGVGKVATVSGRYYAMDRDNRWDRVEKAYKALVMGEGVMKDSAVDAIADSYKEEVNDEFVLPTVITENGEPTATIKENDSVVFFNFRPDRAREITRAICDDKFDSFERPNGYFKTTFVCFTEYDATIPNKIVAFHKVEIKNTFGEFLAKQGLKQLRLAETEKYAHVTFFFNGGVEVPNEGEERTLVKSPSVATYDLQPEMSALEVGSKLVEAIESDQYDVIIINFANPDMVGHTGICEAAVKAIETVDGCVGRAVEAIKKVDGQMFICADHGNAEQLVDYVTGAPFTAHTINQVPFILVNYKEGVKLREGGCLADIAPTLIEMMGLEQPEEMTGKSLLVK; the protein is encoded by the coding sequence ATGAGTAAAAAACCAACGGTATTAATGATATTAGATGGTTATGGACTGAATGATAATAAAGAGGGCAATGCCATTGCGGCGGCTAACACTCCGGTTATGGACGAACTGATGAAGACTTGCCCGTTTGTCCCTGGAAATGCTTCTGGCATGGCTGTAGGGCTTCCGGATGGTCAGATGGGGAATTCCGAAGTAGGACATCTAAATATGGGTGCAGGAAGGATCGTATATCAGGAACTTACCAGGATCACTAAAGAAATCCAGGACGGCGATTTCTTTGAAAACGAAGCACTGCTCCAGGCAGTGGAAAACTGTAAAAAGAACGGCAGCGCCCTTCATGCTATGGGTCTGGTTTCCGACGGAGGAGTACATAGCCATAATACTCATCTGTATGGTCTGCTGGAACTTGCGAAGAGAAATAATATCGATAAAGTATATGTGCATGCATTCTTAGATGGACGTGACACAGCTCCGACTTCTGGAAAAGGATTTGTTGAAGAACTGGAAGCAAAGATGAAAGAGATCGGGGTCGGTAAAGTTGCGACTGTTTCAGGACGTTACTATGCTATGGACCGTGATAACCGCTGGGACCGTGTGGAGAAGGCCTATAAAGCCCTTGTCATGGGAGAAGGTGTGATGAAAGATTCTGCCGTGGATGCTATTGCGGATTCTTACAAAGAAGAAGTCAATGACGAGTTTGTTTTACCGACTGTTATCACAGAAAATGGAGAGCCAACCGCTACTATTAAGGAAAATGACTCTGTTGTTTTCTTCAACTTCCGCCCGGATCGTGCAAGAGAGATTACTAGAGCAATCTGTGACGACAAGTTTGACAGCTTTGAACGTCCAAACGGATATTTTAAGACAACTTTCGTTTGTTTTACAGAATATGATGCAACAATTCCGAACAAGATTGTAGCATTCCACAAAGTTGAGATCAAGAATACATTTGGGGAGTTCTTGGCAAAACAAGGATTAAAACAGCTTCGTCTGGCTGAGACAGAGAAATATGCACATGTGACATTCTTCTTTAACGGAGGCGTAGAGGTTCCGAATGAGGGAGAGGAGAGAACTCTGGTTAAATCCCCATCTGTGGCAACCTATGACCTGCAGCCGGAGATGAGTGCTTTGGAAGTGGGAAGCAAACTTGTGGAAGCGATTGAGTCCGATCAGTATGATGTGATCATCATTAACTTTGCAAACCCTGACATGGTAGGCCATACTGGTATCTGCGAAGCGGCAGTAAAAGCCATTGAGACCGTTGATGGATGCGTGGGAAGAGCAGTGGAAGCCATCAAAAAGGTGGATGGACAGATGTTCATCTGTGCAGACCACGGAAATGCGGAACAGTTGGTTGACTACGTGACCGGCGCTCCGTTTACTGCTCATACGATCAATCAGGTACCGTTTATCTTAGTAAACTACAAGGAAGGTGTAAAACTGAGAGAAGGCGGATGTTTGGCCGACATTGCTCCGACTTTGATCGAAATGATGGGTCTTGAGCAGCCGGAAGAAATGACAGGAAAGTCTTTATTAGTGAAATAA
- the eno gene encoding phosphopyruvate hydratase, whose product MKYGLSIEDVIGREVLDSRGNPTVEVEVILSNGHYGSALVPSGASTGKFEALELRDREKRYGGLGVETAVNHVNHRIADRLVGKNALNQIEIDQIMIEADGTENKEKFGANAILGASLATARAAANGLGIPLYQYLGGSFACKLPVPMMNILNGGKHADNTVDFQEFMIAPVGAETFKEALMMGTEIYHKLKSILKENHLSTGVGDEGGFAPNLESPEAALDLLVKAIENAGYKAGEQVMIAMDCAASEIYDEDEDVYYFPGESQMTGKEIRRNSEEMVQYYEQLTEHYPIFSIEDGLNEEDAPGWKVLTYRLGQKILLVGDDLFVTNKKRLMDGIENDMANSILIKPNQIGTLTETLDAIETAKRAGYKTIISHRSGETEDTTIADIAVGTNSGLIKTGAPCRSDRTAKYNRLLRIEEELGSCKRYGLYL is encoded by the coding sequence TTGAAATATGGCTTATCAATAGAAGATGTTATAGGAAGAGAAGTTTTAGACTCCAGGGGAAATCCTACGGTGGAAGTGGAGGTTATATTGTCAAATGGGCATTATGGATCTGCATTGGTGCCATCTGGGGCTTCCACAGGGAAATTCGAGGCTTTAGAGCTTCGTGACCGTGAAAAACGCTACGGAGGTCTGGGGGTGGAGACAGCGGTAAACCACGTCAATCACAGGATCGCAGACCGTCTGGTGGGAAAAAATGCGCTGAATCAGATCGAGATCGATCAGATCATGATCGAAGCAGACGGAACTGAGAATAAAGAGAAATTTGGCGCCAATGCCATTCTCGGGGCATCTCTTGCCACGGCAAGGGCTGCCGCCAACGGACTGGGGATACCGCTGTACCAGTATTTAGGCGGAAGTTTTGCTTGTAAGCTTCCGGTACCGATGATGAATATTTTAAATGGAGGAAAGCATGCGGACAATACGGTGGACTTCCAGGAATTTATGATCGCGCCGGTTGGAGCCGAGACCTTCAAAGAAGCACTGATGATGGGAACTGAAATTTACCATAAGCTGAAAAGTATCTTAAAAGAGAATCATTTGAGCACAGGAGTAGGGGATGAAGGCGGTTTTGCGCCGAATCTGGAAAGTCCTGAGGCTGCTCTGGATCTTTTGGTCAAAGCCATCGAAAATGCTGGCTACAAAGCAGGGGAACAGGTGATGATCGCCATGGACTGCGCTGCTTCAGAGATCTATGACGAAGATGAAGATGTGTACTACTTTCCAGGGGAAAGCCAGATGACCGGAAAGGAAATCCGCAGGAATTCTGAGGAGATGGTACAGTATTACGAACAGCTTACAGAGCATTATCCGATCTTCTCGATCGAAGACGGATTAAACGAAGAAGATGCGCCGGGCTGGAAGGTTCTCACATACCGTCTTGGCCAGAAGATCCTGCTGGTGGGTGATGACCTGTTTGTGACCAATAAAAAGCGTCTAATGGATGGGATTGAAAATGATATGGCAAATAGTATCCTGATCAAACCTAACCAGATCGGTACTTTGACCGAAACATTGGATGCCATCGAGACTGCAAAAAGGGCAGGTTATAAGACCATCATTTCCCATCGTTCCGGAGAAACAGAAGACACCACCATTGCAGACATTGCGGTTGGTACAAATAGCGGGTTGATCAAGACAGGCGCACCGTGCCGTTCTGACCGGACAGCAAAATATAACCGTCTGCTTAGGATTGAGGAGGAACTTGGTTCTTGCAAACGATATGGATTGTATTTATAG
- a CDS encoding type II toxin-antitoxin system RelE/ParE family toxin — MAFQIIRTDKFEDQLRDIIFYIAADSGDNKIALAYLDKIEKRVIQLKDVPCSGSTPRYSILKKQGYRVLIVERHLIFYKVNETNKNVIIYAIVDGKREYKNLI, encoded by the coding sequence ATGGCATTTCAAATAATACGAACAGATAAATTTGAAGATCAGCTGAGGGATATTATATTTTACATTGCTGCTGATTCAGGTGACAACAAGATTGCCCTGGCTTATTTGGACAAAATAGAAAAACGTGTCATCCAGCTAAAAGATGTTCCATGCTCAGGCAGCACTCCAAGATACTCTATTTTGAAAAAGCAGGGATACCGGGTTCTTATTGTAGAACGTCATCTGATTTTCTACAAAGTAAATGAGACAAATAAAAATGTCATAATTTATGCAATCGTAGATGGAAAAAGGGAATATAAAAACCTGATATGA
- the rnr gene encoding ribonuclease R, protein MEKELYNQRKKRISDLIYDKHYEPMKQKEIGYLLQVEPEDRKELAQILGELVDEGTIEVSKRGKFRPVTKKTLTGTFTCTQKGFGFVSVEGEDSDFYIAENDMNGAFHEDTVLIEVTEDQAKNGRRKEARIIKIIERGMKEIVGTFEKNKSYGFVVPDNQRFESDIFIPKEQCGNLTDGFKVLVEITDYGDIRRSPEGKIIEVLGHRDDPRVDILSIVKAYNIPTEFGEEIVKEVEAVPSFVETSALEGRLDLRDWQTVTIDGEDAKDLDDAITLTKTDSGYQLGVHIADVSEYVTEHSALDKEALKRGTSVYLVDRVIPMLPHQLSNGICSLNAGTDRLALSCIMELDEKGNLKSHRIAETVILVDERMTYTSVAAVLDGDEQERTRYKDFVQMFEQMKELSDVLRERRHERGSVDFDFPESKILLNEEGKAIDVIPAKRNAATKIIEDFMLLANETVAENFYWQETPFVYRTHDNPDGEKVQKLRTFLENFGIVLKLKKDEIHPKEIQKLLTKVEGTPEEALISRLTLRSMKQARYTTESSGHFGLSTQYYCHFTSPIRRYPDLQIHRIIKESLRGKLNTKRIRHYESILPKVSEQSSKMERRADEVEREVEKLKKTEYMERHIGQQYKGVISGVTGWGIYVELPNTIEGMVHVSKLPGDYYNYNEMSYSMVGERTGRTWKLGQPVQILVTGVDKILKNIDFEIVEEDEHGEDGRNKADCE, encoded by the coding sequence ATGGAAAAGGAATTATATAATCAAAGAAAAAAGAGAATCAGCGATCTGATTTATGATAAACATTATGAGCCTATGAAACAAAAGGAAATCGGATACCTTTTACAGGTGGAGCCAGAAGACCGCAAGGAGCTTGCACAGATTCTTGGGGAGCTTGTGGATGAGGGAACTATTGAGGTTTCCAAAAGAGGCAAGTTCCGCCCGGTTACCAAAAAGACGTTAACAGGAACCTTTACCTGTACCCAGAAGGGATTTGGATTTGTCTCAGTGGAGGGAGAAGACAGCGATTTTTATATTGCTGAGAATGATATGAACGGAGCCTTCCATGAGGATACTGTTTTGATTGAGGTGACGGAAGACCAGGCCAAAAACGGAAGACGGAAAGAGGCCAGGATCATCAAGATTATTGAGCGTGGAATGAAGGAGATTGTAGGAACGTTTGAAAAAAACAAAAGTTATGGCTTTGTGGTTCCGGATAATCAAAGATTTGAAAGTGACATCTTTATTCCAAAAGAACAGTGCGGGAATCTGACGGACGGATTCAAGGTTCTTGTAGAGATCACGGATTATGGAGATATACGAAGAAGCCCCGAAGGGAAGATCATAGAAGTTCTGGGGCACAGAGACGATCCGAGGGTGGACATCCTGTCCATTGTCAAGGCGTATAATATCCCTACAGAGTTTGGGGAAGAGATTGTCAAGGAAGTGGAAGCGGTCCCTTCTTTTGTGGAAACATCAGCTTTGGAAGGCCGGCTGGACCTGAGGGATTGGCAGACGGTGACCATTGATGGTGAAGATGCCAAGGATTTGGATGATGCGATTACCTTGACAAAAACAGACAGCGGATATCAGTTGGGGGTCCACATTGCGGATGTCTCTGAATATGTGACGGAACACTCAGCACTGGATAAGGAAGCACTGAAAAGAGGAACCAGTGTTTATCTGGTGGATAGAGTGATTCCGATGCTGCCTCATCAGCTGTCCAATGGAATCTGTTCCCTCAATGCAGGCACTGACCGTCTGGCGTTGAGCTGCATTATGGAACTGGATGAAAAGGGTAACCTAAAGAGCCACCGTATTGCTGAGACGGTCATTCTTGTGGACGAGCGTATGACCTATACCAGCGTAGCAGCGGTCTTGGACGGAGACGAACAGGAGCGGACACGTTATAAGGACTTTGTCCAGATGTTTGAGCAGATGAAAGAACTCTCAGATGTTTTGAGGGAACGCAGACATGAACGGGGCAGTGTGGACTTTGATTTCCCTGAGTCAAAAATTCTCTTAAACGAAGAGGGGAAAGCAATCGATGTGATTCCTGCAAAAAGAAATGCAGCCACAAAGATCATAGAAGATTTTATGCTGCTGGCCAATGAGACTGTGGCAGAGAATTTTTACTGGCAGGAGACACCGTTTGTCTACCGGACACATGACAATCCGGATGGAGAGAAGGTTCAGAAGCTGCGGACATTTTTGGAGAATTTCGGGATTGTTCTGAAGCTGAAAAAGGATGAGATCCACCCGAAGGAAATACAAAAACTGCTGACCAAGGTGGAGGGAACTCCAGAGGAGGCACTGATCAGCCGCCTTACGTTAAGATCTATGAAACAGGCCAGATACACCACAGAGAGTTCAGGTCATTTTGGCCTGTCAACTCAGTATTACTGCCACTTTACTTCTCCGATCCGAAGATATCCGGATCTGCAGATCCATAGGATCATAAAAGAATCTCTTCGGGGGAAGCTGAATACCAAAAGAATCCGGCATTATGAATCCATACTTCCTAAGGTTTCTGAACAGTCTTCTAAAATGGAGCGCAGAGCGGATGAAGTAGAGAGGGAAGTAGAGAAGCTTAAAAAAACGGAGTATATGGAGCGGCATATCGGGCAGCAGTACAAAGGTGTGATCTCCGGGGTGACCGGATGGGGCATTTATGTAGAACTGCCGAATACGATTGAAGGTATGGTCCATGTGTCAAAGCTGCCGGGAGATTATTATAATTATAATGAGATGTCATACTCTATGGTTGGGGAGAGAACAGGGCGCACATGGAAGCTTGGACAGCCGGTACAGATCCTGGTGACTGGAGTTGACAAGATTTTGAAAAATATTGATTTTGAGATTGTTGAGGAGGATGAACATGGCGAAGACGGGCGGAACAAAGCTGATTGCGAATAA
- the secG gene encoding preprotein translocase subunit SecG, protein MKMALTILFLVSCIVLIILVLMQEGKEAGLGSLTGSTISGTYWSKNKGRSREGSIIKATTVFTVIFFVTAALLCSRFL, encoded by the coding sequence ATGAAAATGGCATTAACTATACTGTTTTTGGTATCGTGTATTGTTCTGATTATATTAGTATTGATGCAAGAAGGAAAAGAAGCCGGATTGGGATCTCTGACAGGATCAACGATCTCCGGTACGTATTGGAGCAAGAACAAAGGCCGCTCCAGAGAAGGAAGCATTATAAAAGCGACGACTGTTTTTACAGTGATCTTTTTTGTGACAGCAGCTCTTCTTTGTTCCAGATTTCTTTAG